In the genome of Bremerella sp. JC817, one region contains:
- the rplF gene encoding 50S ribosomal protein L6: MSRLGRKPVAIPEKVKASVDGQTINVEGPLGKLSYTADSDITIEVAGDTNEVVVTRKNDSRNAKAMHGLTRALVANMVVGVDQGYEKRLEVVGVGYLAAIAGDVLQLRVGFANEVHKKIPTDLDVKCPDQTHIVVKGIDKQRVGQFAAEVRAVRKPEPYKGKGVRYQGERVKLKPGKAAGK; the protein is encoded by the coding sequence ATGTCCCGACTAGGTCGAAAACCAGTTGCGATTCCCGAGAAGGTAAAAGCCTCGGTTGATGGTCAGACCATCAATGTCGAAGGCCCTCTGGGAAAGCTCTCGTACACCGCCGACAGCGACATCACGATTGAAGTCGCCGGCGACACCAACGAAGTCGTAGTTACGCGGAAGAATGATTCGCGTAACGCCAAGGCAATGCATGGCCTGACTCGCGCTCTTGTCGCGAACATGGTTGTTGGTGTTGACCAGGGTTACGAGAAACGTCTGGAAGTCGTGGGCGTGGGTTACCTGGCCGCGATCGCTGGCGACGTCCTGCAATTGCGTGTTGGCTTCGCGAACGAAGTACACAAGAAGATCCCAACGGATCTGGACGTGAAGTGCCCTGACCAGACGCACATCGTCGTCAAGGGTATCGACAAGCAACGCGTCGGACAGTTCGCCGCCGAAGTGCGTGCGGTCCGCAAGCCTGAACCTTACAAGGGTAAGGGCGTTCGTTACCAAGGTGAACGCGTCAAGCTGAAGCCTGGTAAGGCCGCAGGTAAGTAA
- the rpsH gene encoding 30S ribosomal protein S8: protein MMMTDPIADMLTRIRNAVRVEHPHVEMPSSKVKRGLADVLKREGYIWDWAEIEAEPVKQIRLELKYGPSGERVIQHIKRVSKPGRRIYSKSNELRPILNGMGISVISTSSGVISDREARQKKIGGEILCEVW from the coding sequence ATTATGATGACCGACCCTATCGCCGACATGTTGACCCGCATTCGCAATGCGGTTCGCGTCGAGCACCCACACGTTGAGATGCCTTCGTCCAAGGTCAAACGCGGTTTGGCCGATGTGCTGAAGCGTGAAGGCTATATCTGGGACTGGGCAGAAATCGAAGCCGAGCCTGTGAAGCAGATTCGCTTGGAACTGAAGTACGGTCCCAGTGGGGAACGTGTGATTCAGCACATCAAGCGTGTCAGTAAGCCTGGCCGTCGAATTTACTCGAAGTCGAACGAGTTGCGTCCAATCCTGAATGGGATGGGCATCTCGGTGATCAGTACCTCCAGTGGTGTGATCAGCGACCGCGAAGCCCGCCAGAAGAAAATCGGCGGCGAAATTCTGTGCGAAGTTTGGTAA
- a CDS encoding type Z 30S ribosomal protein S14, with protein MASKSKIAKANREPKFSSRRERRCTMCGRPRAVYRKFGVCRICIRNLADRGLVPGLRKASW; from the coding sequence GTGGCAAGCAAGTCAAAAATCGCCAAGGCCAATCGCGAGCCGAAGTTTTCGTCTCGGCGTGAGCGCCGCTGCACTATGTGTGGCCGTCCGCGTGCCGTGTATCGGAAGTTTGGTGTCTGCCGTATTTGCATTCGCAACTTGGCGGATCGAGGGCTAGTTCCAGGTTTACGCAAGGCGAGTTGGTAA